The nucleotide sequence AGAAAGCTGGTTGGAAAAAACATACTGCGGATAAAGCCTTATAAGCCCGGCAAACCGATAGAAGAATTAAAAAGAGAGCTGAAACTTAAGCAGGTTATTAAGCTGGCGTCTAATGAAAACGCTCTTTCGCCGTCGCTAAAAGTAACTTCAGCGATCAAAAACAGCTTGAGTAGCCTGAATCGCTATCCCGATGATACTTGTTATTACCTTAAGAAAAAATTAGCCGGGCGATTAGGCTTTAGCCCTTCTAATTTAATAATCGGTAATGGTTCCGATGAGATAATCGCCCTGACCCTGCGGGCTTTTTTGAACCCTGCCGAAGAGGTCGTGATAGCCCGGCCGACTTTTCTTATTTATGAGATCGTTGCCAAAATAGCCGGAGCCAAAATTAAATACGTTCCCTTAAAAGACTTGAAGTACGATCTGAAATCAATGGCCGAGGCAGTAACAAAAAAGACAAAGATTATATTTGTAGCTAACCCGGATAATCCCACGGGTACCTATCTAACCGGGGATGAAGTGCGCCTTTTTTTGGCAAAGGTACCCAAAGAGGTCATAGTGTATTTTGACGAGGCCTATTTTGAGTTTGCGGATGTTCCGGATTTTCCCGATACGTTAAAATTAATCAACAAACGCAATATTATAACAACCAGGACGTTTTCCAAAATATACAGTTTAGCTGGATTGCGTATCGGTTACGGCCTGGCTAATAAGCAGATTATAGGCTATCTGAACAGGGTCAGAGAGCCTTTTAATGTAAACTCGATTGCCCAGGTAGCTGCTTTGGCTGCCTTAGACGAAAAAGACTGCCTGAGGCAGACATTAAAGATGGTGAAAGAAGGTAAAAAATATATCTATAACGAGCTTGAAAAAATAGGATTAAAATATGTCCCCAGCGCTACTAATTTTGTCCTGATAGATCTGGGCAAAAATTCCCGGATTGTATTCAACAGGTTATTAAAACGAGGTATTATAGTCAGGGATATGCGGGCCTGGAAATTGGATAATTTTATCCGGGTTACTATCGGCACCATGAGCGAGAATAAAAAATTCATAAAGGCGTTTAAGGAGGTAAGTAGATGATTATTGTTTTAAAGCCGCACGTTACTGACCAGGAAATAGACCATGTAATTGAAAAAGTCAAAAAACTGGGCCTTAAGCCCTGGGTTTCTAAAGGGGTGGAAAAGACCATAATCGGGGTTATTGGCGAGGAAGATCTCTTGCGCGTTCAGCCCCTGGAAGCTATTTCGGGTGTTGAAAAGATCCTGCCGATTTTAAAACCTTTTAAACTGGTTAGCCGTGAATTTCAGCCGGCTGACAGCATTATCGATGTGAAGGGCATTAAAATCGGCGGTAAGGAATTAACGATTATGGCCGGTCCTTGTGCCGTAGAAAACAAGGAACTGCTTTTAGAGATTGCCAGGGTAGTTAAAAAATCCGGGGCCAAGGTGCTTCGCGGCGGAGCGTTTAAACCCCGGAC is from Candidatus Omnitrophota bacterium and encodes:
- the hisC gene encoding histidinol-phosphate transaminase, which codes for RKLVGKNILRIKPYKPGKPIEELKRELKLKQVIKLASNENALSPSLKVTSAIKNSLSSLNRYPDDTCYYLKKKLAGRLGFSPSNLIIGNGSDEIIALTLRAFLNPAEEVVIARPTFLIYEIVAKIAGAKIKYVPLKDLKYDLKSMAEAVTKKTKIIFVANPDNPTGTYLTGDEVRLFLAKVPKEVIVYFDEAYFEFADVPDFPDTLKLINKRNIITTRTFSKIYSLAGLRIGYGLANKQIIGYLNRVREPFNVNSIAQVAALAALDEKDCLRQTLKMVKEGKKYIYNELEKIGLKYVPSATNFVLIDLGKNSRIVFNRLLKRGIIVRDMRAWKLDNFIRVTIGTMSENKKFIKAFKEVSR